One window of the Papaver somniferum cultivar HN1 unplaced genomic scaffold, ASM357369v1 unplaced-scaffold_115, whole genome shotgun sequence genome contains the following:
- the LOC113329176 gene encoding antimicrobial peptide 1-like, with protein MASTTKKSLSMLFMAFFLMAAIVSELANATSFTVYRLGGCDGDSETYSKCGCSNLLYMGGFTWTFTSPGPSATMYNNGNCLGEGGTVFAGATEQMCNGFQFPWRSININC; from the coding sequence ATGGCATCTACTACTAAAAAATCACTCTCTATGCTATTCATGGCTTTCTTTCTGATGGCGGCGATAGTAAGTGAATTGGCAAATGCAACTTCCTTCACGGTATATCGTCTAGGAGGTTGCGACGGCGATTCTGAAACCTATAGTAAATGTGGATGctcaaaccttttgtatatggGTGGTTTTACATGGACTTTCACTAGTCCTGGTCCATCTGCTACAATGTATAACAATGGGAATTGTCTTGGTGAGGGTGGTACTGTATTTGCCGGCGCTACCGAGCAGATGTGCAACGGCTTTCAGTTTCCATGGAGGAgtataaacatcaattgttaa